The Thalassomonas actiniarum genome contains the following window.
TCCATTAATTTATTCCGGGCCTTTATCTACTGGTTTGTGCTCAAAGTTAAAGGAGAAGCACAACGTTTTGTCCGTCTGTTTGCCATTGTAATGTGGTCTACTGCGCCGCTGCTGCTGATATTACCCGCCGGGATATTAAATATTTACCTCAGCGCAGGCCAGGCCCTGCTGCCAAACGACGTCAACCCGGTATCGCTCAACCAATTGTTCTTTAAGCTCTCGGGAGATTCGGACTGGGGCCAGCTGCTGTCAACTTTCAGTTTGATCAACATCTGGGAGATCTTTTTGATCATCATCGGCCTGAAACTGGCAACCACCTTGTCCATCAAACAGTCTTTTACCATCGCCCTTATTCCGGAGCTCGTCATCTACGGGCTTTGGATAACAACCTTGCTGTTATAAATCCGGGAGATAACATCATGAGTAAGCTATTTTGGAGCCTGGCCATGGTCTTTATTCTGGTATCACCTTTAATCCTGCGTGTCTTTAGCCAGGCCCATGAGGTTGATGTTGAAGTAGACCGGGTAACCAGCCGGGTGATCCGCGACTCAGTGCTCTCTTCCGGCAACTTAGTCTACAACGAAGAAGCCCGGCTGACCCCGGAAATTATCGCCCGGGTCACCTCGGTACAGGTGGTGGAAGGAGACAAGGTAAAAAAAGGCCAGCCGCTGATTTACCTGGAAGACTTAGATCTCAAGGAAGTGATCTTTTTACAACAAGCCCAGGTGGCTATTGATGCCGAAAATGTCGACCGCCAGCAAATCAATGTTAAAAATTTACAAGCCAGGTTCGAGCGCATCGCCAGCCTGCTTGATAAGGGTATTATTACCCGGGAAAACTATGACGACGCCTACTACCAGCTAAAAGCGGCCAGGTCAGATCTTGAGGCCAGTAAACTCAATGTCAAACGCTCTAAAGCCGCTTTAAAACAGGCCGGGCAAAGATTGCGGCAAACCATCATTAAAGCGCCTATGTCCGGCACTGTGGTGGCGGTAAGCATCAAACCCGGGGAAACGGCGGTACCCAGCACCACAGGTATTCCCGGTTCGAGTCTGATCACCATAGCAAACGAAGCTTCGATTGTCGTCGATCTTAACGTCGATGAAAATGATATCGGCAATCTGGCCATCAAGGGCGAAGCCTATATCAGCTGCCCGACCCTGCCCGAAGGCGGCTTAAAAGGCCATATCAGCGAAATTGCCATCGCACCGCGCAATGCTTCACAGGCTTTCGCCGCGAACGATGCCACCGGCCGCTCTTATTCGGTGAAAGTCGCGCTGTTAAAACACCGCTCTGCCAAACTGCGCAGCGGCATGTCGTGCCGGGCCAAGATATATACCAACAACCCTGATCCTGCTTTAACCGTGCCGGTACAGGCGGTGATGAGCGAGCGTTTAACGGATGATGACGGTGTCAGTTTGCCCAGGGGCCAGCGTAACAAAAGCAAAAAATATGTCTTTGTTGCCAGCAACGGCCGCACCGAAAAGCGCACGGTTGTCACCGGGGCTGCCGATGACGAGTACCAGGAAGTTAAACTCGGCTTAAAAGCAAATGAGAAAATTGTGATCGGGCCATCGCGTATTCTCAGCTCGCTGCAAGATAAAACACCGATTGCCGAAATTAGCACACAAGGGGAAAGTTATGCCCTGCTTAATTAATCTCTCGGGTATCACCAAGAAATACCACCTCGGCGGACGTAATATTTTTGCCCTTAACCAGCTGGATCTCAGTATTCAGACTAATGAATATCTCGCTATTATCGGCGCCTCCGGCTCGGGCAAGTCGACCTTGATGAATATTCTCGGCTGCCTCGACCGGCCGTCTTTTGGCCGTTATACCTTAGACGGCAAAGATATCGGCCAGATGCCGGACAATGCCCTTTCCCGGATACGAAACCGGAAAATAGGTTTTATTTTTCAAAGCTTTAATTTAATTCCTAACCTGACGGCGCTGCAAAATGTGATGCAGCCGTTAGTATTCTGGCGTTTAGCGCAAAAAGAAAAAATCGCCATGGCGCAAGCCGAGCTGGCGCGGGTTGGCCTGAGTAACCGGGAAATGCACCTGCCGAGCGAATTATCCGGCGGCCAGAGGCAACGCATTGCCATTGCCCGGGCACTGGTCACCTGCCCCTCTTTGCTGCTGGCAGATGAACCCACCGGCAACCTGGACAGCAAAACCACAGCAGAGATCATGAAACTGTTCGACCGCCTGCATAATGAAGGGCAAACCGTGGTCCTGGTGACACACGACCAGGAGATCGCAAGCCGCTGCCGGCGCAGCATTACCCTGGTCGACGGCCAGATTGCCCGGGATGAACACCAAAACAACCCCTGCTCTCTTCATCGGGTGACTGACACAGAAACGTTTCAGGCGGCATTATTATGATACACGTTTTTTATCAATGCTTTATCCAGGCGATAAACAGTATCCGCTCACGGGTATCACGCAGCCTGATCACTTCAATAGGCATAGTGGTCAGTGTCGCCTCTGTCATCACGGTTGTCTCCATTATCCAGGGCATGTCCTACTCCATCATGAGAAACTTTG
Protein-coding sequences here:
- a CDS encoding YIP1 family protein; the protein is MNIINIYTGLLFSPQQAFAQALRLKVITLFFPLAAALVITALLNTYYYAAVDMPWLLERMVIDIPDDQKQTVLDSLSKGRLLGISLVGVVFLTVSINLFRAFIYWFVLKVKGEAQRFVRLFAIVMWSTAPLLLILPAGILNIYLSAGQALLPNDVNPVSLNQLFFKLSGDSDWGQLLSTFSLINIWEIFLIIIGLKLATTLSIKQSFTIALIPELVIYGLWITTLLL
- a CDS encoding efflux RND transporter periplasmic adaptor subunit; translated protein: MSKLFWSLAMVFILVSPLILRVFSQAHEVDVEVDRVTSRVIRDSVLSSGNLVYNEEARLTPEIIARVTSVQVVEGDKVKKGQPLIYLEDLDLKEVIFLQQAQVAIDAENVDRQQINVKNLQARFERIASLLDKGIITRENYDDAYYQLKAARSDLEASKLNVKRSKAALKQAGQRLRQTIIKAPMSGTVVAVSIKPGETAVPSTTGIPGSSLITIANEASIVVDLNVDENDIGNLAIKGEAYISCPTLPEGGLKGHISEIAIAPRNASQAFAANDATGRSYSVKVALLKHRSAKLRSGMSCRAKIYTNNPDPALTVPVQAVMSERLTDDDGVSLPRGQRNKSKKYVFVASNGRTEKRTVVTGAADDEYQEVKLGLKANEKIVIGPSRILSSLQDKTPIAEISTQGESYALLN
- a CDS encoding ABC transporter ATP-binding protein — its product is MPCLINLSGITKKYHLGGRNIFALNQLDLSIQTNEYLAIIGASGSGKSTLMNILGCLDRPSFGRYTLDGKDIGQMPDNALSRIRNRKIGFIFQSFNLIPNLTALQNVMQPLVFWRLAQKEKIAMAQAELARVGLSNREMHLPSELSGGQRQRIAIARALVTCPSLLLADEPTGNLDSKTTAEIMKLFDRLHNEGQTVVLVTHDQEIASRCRRSITLVDGQIARDEHQNNPCSLHRVTDTETFQAALL